From one Desmospora activa DSM 45169 genomic stretch:
- a CDS encoding betaine/proline/choline family ABC transporter ATP-binding protein (Members of the family are the ATP-binding subunit of ABC transporters for substrates such as betaine, L-proline or other amino acids, choline, carnitine, etc. The substrate specificity is best determined from the substrate-binding subunit, rather than this subunit, as it interacts with the permease subunit and not with substrate directly.): MIQFNNIEKTYNDGTVAIQDLTLEVREGELLTLIGPSGCGKTTTMRMINRLIEPTAGTITIRGEDISRLDAVELRRSIGYVIQQIGLFPHMTVEQNISLVPRLKGWKSQQYQQRVDELLQLVGLDPATFKKRYPAELSGGQQQRVGVIRALAAEPDIILMDEPFSALDPISREQLQDDIVRLQEEIQKTIVFVTHDMDEAIKISQRIAIMREGKLVQVDTPKQILHHPADDFVRDFIGENRLDVAFPQAADLMITAITTVKKSDGLSETVHTMREKQVDTLFVTDNDGTLAGQIDFSALADDAAEGKTAADIMETDIPAIAETDPLQDAAQLFEQNHRIRAIPVLRDGFLIGVVTRDSLMRSLAQWNPSGN, encoded by the coding sequence ATGATTCAATTTAACAACATCGAAAAAACGTACAACGATGGCACGGTTGCAATCCAGGATCTCACCCTGGAGGTTCGGGAAGGGGAACTCTTAACGTTGATTGGTCCCAGCGGTTGTGGAAAAACAACGACCATGCGTATGATTAATCGCTTGATCGAACCCACCGCCGGCACCATCACTATCCGTGGCGAAGACATCTCCCGCCTCGATGCGGTGGAACTAAGGCGGAGCATCGGGTATGTGATTCAACAGATCGGACTGTTTCCCCATATGACGGTTGAGCAGAATATCTCGCTGGTGCCGCGGTTAAAAGGCTGGAAATCACAACAATACCAACAGCGGGTGGATGAGTTGTTGCAGCTGGTCGGCCTTGATCCCGCCACTTTTAAAAAGCGATATCCGGCGGAGCTCTCCGGCGGACAACAGCAGCGTGTCGGTGTGATTCGTGCCTTGGCGGCGGAACCGGATATCATCCTTATGGATGAACCGTTTAGCGCCTTAGATCCAATTAGTCGGGAACAACTTCAAGATGATATCGTCCGCCTGCAGGAAGAGATCCAAAAAACGATTGTATTTGTCACCCATGATATGGATGAAGCGATTAAGATCTCCCAACGTATCGCCATTATGCGGGAAGGGAAGCTGGTGCAGGTGGATACACCGAAACAGATTTTACACCATCCCGCTGATGATTTTGTGCGCGATTTTATCGGTGAGAATCGTCTAGACGTTGCCTTTCCCCAGGCGGCCGATCTGATGATCACAGCGATCACTACTGTTAAAAAATCGGATGGGTTGAGTGAGACTGTTCACACCATGAGAGAAAAACAGGTAGATACGCTGTTTGTAACCGACAACGATGGTACTCTCGCCGGTCAGATTGATTTCTCCGCCTTGGCTGATGATGCGGCAGAGGGGAAAACTGCGGCTGATATCATGGAGACCGACATTCCCGCTATAGCAGAGACTGATCCGTTGCAGGATGCGGCGCAATTATTTGAGCAGAATCACCGTATCCGAGCCATCCCTGTCCTCCGGGATGGATTTCTCATCGGTGTCGTCACTCGCGACAGCCTGATGAGAAGCTTAGCACAATGGAACCCCAGCGGAAATTAG
- the metH gene encoding methionine synthase: MTATLKRPSIQQRLTEKILILDGAMGTRLQDADLQPQDFGGEEYDGCNEMLNLTRPDVIRRIHLEYLEAGADMIETNTFGATRIVLAEYELQERAYEINVAAARCAVEAVEQFGHQGGPRYVAGALGPTTKTLSVTGGTTFEELIDSYEEQARGLVDGGVDALLLETSQDTLNVKAAGIGIERAFEKTGQRLPLLISGTIEPMGTMLAGQNVEAFYLSIQHLKPLTVGLNCATGPEFMRDHLRTLAGMAHCGVSCYPNAGLPDEDGHYHETPQALAQKLTAFADQGWLNMAGGCCGTTPEHIRALAEALRHKKPRAENREPLTAVSGIEPLFLEADNRPVMVGERTNVIGSRKFRDLIQEGQYEEASEIARRQVKRGAQIIDVCLADPDRDEQEDMARFLSFVVNKVKVPLMIDSTDPEVIEAALKFSQGKAVINSINLEDGEERFAEVVPLLHRYGAAVVVGTIDEEGMAVTADKKLAIARRSYELLVDRYGVPAEDIIFDPLVFPVGTGDQAYIGSAKETVEGIRRIKEVLPACQIILGVSNVSFGLPPAGREVLNAVYLYHCTRAGLDYAIVNTEKLERYASISEEERRLAETFLFQTDGDNYDQVLQEFTRFYRGKKSAVAEPVSNLPLEERLSRYVVEGSKDGLIPDLEEALAKYDDPLDIINGPLMAGMDEVGRLFNDNQLIVAEVLQSAEVMKASVAHLEPHMEKADTESRGKVLLATVKGDVHDIGKNLVEIILANNGYEVINLGIKVPPEQLIEACRRERPDVVGLSGLLVKSAQQMVLTAQDMKEAKIDTPILVGGAALTRKFTDNRIAPQYEGPVLYAKDAMNGLDLANRLQNADKRALLVEELKKSREAALRKEEERAAQKKAAPSPAVKRSSVNREAPVYQPPDFRLHVLKQYPVSHLLPYVNQQMLLGKHLGVKGNVATLLEQRDERTHELKEEMDRMVAELVQTDRIRADGMYRFFPAQSKGDTIFVYDPEHPGEKVLETFTFPRQSKPPHLCLADFLRPVESGVMDTVGFLTVTAGAGIRELAEAWKEKGDYLRSHMVQAFALESAEAFAERIHHVMRDVWGFPDPAEMTMRERFSARYQGVRVSFGYPACPDLEDQAKLFRLLQPEKAIGVRLTDGFMMEPEASVSAMVFSHPEGRYFNAD; encoded by the coding sequence ATGACTGCAACTTTGAAACGACCTTCTATCCAACAACGTCTCACCGAAAAGATTTTGATCCTGGATGGGGCGATGGGGACACGCTTACAGGATGCCGATCTACAGCCGCAAGATTTTGGCGGTGAGGAGTATGACGGTTGCAATGAGATGCTCAATCTCACGCGGCCGGATGTGATTCGTCGTATCCACTTGGAGTACCTAGAAGCGGGCGCCGATATGATTGAAACCAACACCTTTGGTGCGACCCGGATTGTGTTGGCAGAATATGAATTACAGGAGCGCGCCTATGAGATCAATGTGGCCGCTGCCCGCTGTGCAGTGGAAGCGGTTGAGCAATTCGGTCATCAAGGTGGTCCTCGCTATGTGGCCGGAGCGTTAGGTCCGACCACCAAAACGCTGTCCGTCACCGGAGGTACCACTTTTGAGGAGCTGATCGACTCTTATGAGGAGCAAGCCCGCGGATTGGTGGACGGTGGAGTAGATGCGTTGCTGCTGGAAACCTCCCAGGATACCCTCAATGTGAAAGCGGCGGGGATCGGGATTGAACGAGCATTTGAAAAGACAGGCCAGCGTCTACCTCTGTTGATTTCCGGTACGATTGAACCGATGGGCACAATGTTGGCAGGGCAAAACGTAGAGGCGTTCTATCTGTCGATCCAACATCTAAAGCCGCTGACGGTGGGGCTCAACTGTGCCACTGGACCGGAGTTTATGCGGGATCACCTGCGCACCTTGGCGGGGATGGCGCACTGTGGTGTCAGTTGTTATCCCAATGCAGGATTGCCCGATGAAGATGGGCACTATCATGAGACACCACAGGCATTGGCGCAAAAATTGACCGCTTTTGCCGATCAAGGTTGGCTCAATATGGCAGGAGGTTGTTGCGGCACGACGCCGGAACATATTCGAGCTTTGGCGGAGGCGTTGCGACATAAAAAACCCCGTGCGGAAAACCGGGAACCGTTGACAGCGGTATCCGGGATTGAGCCTTTGTTTCTGGAAGCGGACAATCGCCCGGTGATGGTGGGGGAGCGTACCAATGTGATCGGTTCGCGCAAGTTTCGCGATTTGATCCAAGAGGGCCAATATGAAGAAGCGTCGGAAATCGCCCGTCGACAGGTGAAGCGAGGAGCACAGATTATCGATGTCTGCTTAGCGGACCCGGATCGGGATGAACAGGAGGATATGGCCCGCTTTCTCTCCTTTGTCGTCAATAAGGTGAAAGTGCCGCTGATGATTGATTCCACCGATCCCGAAGTGATTGAGGCGGCCTTAAAATTTTCCCAGGGAAAAGCGGTAATCAACTCCATCAATTTGGAAGACGGGGAGGAGCGCTTTGCGGAAGTGGTTCCCCTACTTCACCGCTATGGCGCTGCTGTGGTGGTAGGAACGATCGATGAAGAGGGAATGGCGGTAACAGCGGATAAAAAGCTGGCCATTGCCCGTCGCTCCTATGAGTTGCTGGTTGACCGCTATGGCGTTCCAGCGGAGGATATTATCTTTGATCCGTTGGTGTTTCCAGTGGGAACCGGGGATCAGGCGTACATCGGTTCCGCGAAGGAGACGGTGGAAGGGATTCGCCGGATCAAAGAAGTGCTTCCCGCTTGCCAAATTATCTTGGGCGTCTCCAATGTCTCTTTTGGTTTACCGCCAGCGGGACGGGAAGTGCTTAACGCCGTTTATTTGTATCACTGTACCCGGGCCGGATTGGATTACGCCATTGTTAATACAGAGAAATTGGAGCGCTATGCCTCCATCTCGGAGGAAGAGCGGCGCTTAGCGGAAACCTTTCTGTTTCAAACCGATGGGGACAACTATGATCAGGTTTTGCAGGAGTTTACCCGTTTTTATCGCGGCAAAAAGAGCGCCGTCGCCGAACCGGTTTCCAACCTCCCGCTGGAGGAACGGCTATCGCGCTATGTGGTGGAGGGAAGCAAGGACGGTCTAATCCCTGATCTGGAGGAGGCGTTGGCCAAGTACGACGATCCGCTGGATATTATCAACGGTCCTTTGATGGCGGGGATGGATGAAGTGGGGCGGCTCTTTAACGATAATCAGTTGATTGTGGCGGAAGTGTTGCAGAGCGCGGAAGTGATGAAGGCATCGGTCGCCCATCTGGAGCCCCATATGGAAAAAGCGGATACTGAGAGCCGAGGCAAGGTGCTCCTAGCCACGGTGAAGGGGGATGTCCATGATATCGGTAAAAATCTAGTGGAGATCATCCTGGCCAACAATGGCTATGAAGTGATTAATTTGGGAATCAAGGTGCCGCCGGAACAACTGATTGAAGCATGTCGCCGCGAGCGGCCCGATGTGGTGGGCTTGTCCGGGCTATTGGTGAAGTCGGCACAGCAAATGGTTCTAACCGCCCAGGATATGAAAGAAGCCAAAATCGATACACCGATTTTGGTAGGGGGAGCAGCTTTGACACGCAAATTTACGGATAATCGAATCGCTCCCCAATACGAGGGGCCGGTTTTGTACGCCAAGGATGCCATGAACGGATTGGACCTGGCCAATCGGCTACAGAACGCAGACAAGCGCGCGCTTTTGGTGGAAGAGTTGAAGAAAAGTCGGGAAGCCGCACTGCGGAAGGAAGAGGAGAGAGCAGCCCAGAAAAAAGCGGCACCATCCCCGGCGGTGAAGCGTTCATCCGTCAACCGGGAAGCGCCGGTGTATCAGCCGCCGGATTTTCGCCTCCATGTTTTGAAACAGTATCCCGTCAGCCATTTGCTCCCTTATGTGAATCAACAGATGCTGCTGGGTAAACATCTGGGCGTTAAGGGGAATGTGGCCACCCTGTTGGAGCAGAGGGATGAGCGTACACACGAGTTGAAGGAAGAGATGGATCGGATGGTGGCGGAGCTGGTGCAAACGGATCGCATCCGCGCAGATGGGATGTACCGCTTTTTCCCGGCGCAGTCAAAGGGAGATACCATATTTGTATATGATCCGGAACATCCGGGTGAAAAAGTATTGGAAACCTTCACTTTCCCACGCCAGAGTAAGCCGCCTCATCTCTGTTTGGCCGATTTTCTACGTCCAGTGGAATCGGGAGTGATGGATACTGTCGGTTTTCTTACCGTGACAGCAGGTGCCGGAATTCGGGAGCTGGCAGAAGCTTGGAAGGAAAAAGGGGATTATCTGCGCTCCCATATGGTGCAGGCCTTTGCTTTGGAGTCGGCAGAAGCTTTCGCTGAACGAATTCATCATGTAATGCGGGATGTGTGGGGCTTTCCCGATCCGGCGGAGATGACGATGCGGGAGCGCTTTTCTGCGCGCTATCAAGGAGTGCGGGTCTCCTTTGGTTATCCGGCCTGCCCTGATTTGGAAGATCAAGCGAAACTGTTTCGGTTATTGCAACCGGAGAAAGCAATCGGGGTGCGCTTAACCGATGGCTTTATGATGGAACCGGAAGCATCGGTGTCGGCGATGGTCTTTTCTCACCCGGAAGGCCGGTACTTTAATGCGGATTGA
- the pdxK gene encoding pyridoxine/pyridoxal/pyridoxamine kinase, which yields MSIRKALTIAGSDTSGGAGIQADLKTFQEHGVYGMSAITTVVTMDPDNGWAHHSDPLNLDTVEAQLKTVLQGTSVDATKTGMLGSVELIERVADWVDRYETGPFVVDPVMVCKGTDELMHPETAESLKEILVPKATVVTPNLFEAGVLSGLGTITTVEALKEAAIAIHQLGPAYVLVKGGGKLGGDTVVDVLYDGSNFEILESERLDTPHIHGAGCTYSAAITAELAKGWPVEEAVKRAKSFITAAIRHGFALNQFVGPVYHGAHRLFAQAPTRS from the coding sequence ATGTCGATCCGCAAAGCATTGACCATCGCCGGTTCAGACACCAGCGGCGGAGCCGGGATTCAAGCCGATTTAAAAACATTCCAGGAGCATGGCGTCTATGGCATGAGCGCCATTACTACTGTTGTCACGATGGACCCCGACAACGGCTGGGCTCATCACAGTGATCCGCTAAACCTGGACACCGTGGAAGCCCAACTGAAAACCGTGTTACAAGGGACAAGCGTCGATGCCACCAAAACCGGCATGCTGGGTTCCGTCGAATTGATCGAACGAGTGGCAGATTGGGTCGATCGCTATGAGACTGGGCCTTTCGTTGTCGATCCGGTTATGGTTTGCAAAGGAACCGATGAACTGATGCATCCGGAGACAGCGGAAAGTTTAAAAGAAATATTGGTACCCAAAGCAACCGTCGTCACTCCCAATCTGTTTGAAGCGGGAGTATTGAGCGGGCTGGGAACAATTACAACTGTAGAAGCATTAAAAGAAGCCGCCATCGCCATCCATCAGTTGGGACCTGCTTATGTATTGGTCAAAGGAGGCGGAAAACTGGGTGGGGATACCGTCGTCGATGTTCTCTATGACGGCAGCAATTTTGAAATCCTGGAATCCGAGCGTTTGGATACTCCCCACATCCATGGTGCAGGCTGTACCTATTCCGCTGCTATCACCGCCGAATTGGCCAAAGGTTGGCCCGTAGAGGAAGCGGTCAAACGCGCCAAATCCTTTATCACAGCGGCGATCCGGCACGGCTTTGCCCTCAATCAATTTGTTGGACCTGTCTACCACGGCGCCCATCGTTTATTTGCACAAGCGCCAACCCGTTCTTAA
- a CDS encoding PLP-dependent aminotransferase family protein — protein sequence MNIKLNRGSTIPLARQIEEGIADRILSGHFDPGAQLPTVRELSRVLQVSPVTVTHALKLLEERRLVNRVKGKGVFVAADVVGTSWQQRKSEENNSPPIPDYVHRSQHFHFNRTAAAINLSLSTVHPHLLPTQALADSVTRMIAADPEVLAQFGEIQGDTELRNYLAQYMERERLQVSPEQILITNGSQQGIDLVARCFLGPGDIVVTEEPTYSAAIDVFKSRGATVWSVPVDQEGMRVERLLPLLDSGGSPKLIYTVPTFHNPTGTVMSERRRRELIELANQLNCLVLEDDPWSEVYFHEPPPPPLQALDRRGSVIYVKGLGKMLAPSCRVGYLIASGRVRERLLAAKANADLGNPLLNQKVVLALFQSQVFSRYLNRLRKDLAQKRDLAVRLLEEYAPTGVTWNVPRGGLNLWLSLPAGANALLLLERAEKESLHFLPGSACYPGDVEWNHLRISFSCVTDEELEQGIRLLGRLMQEYLTLPSGQKGTTPYF from the coding sequence ATGAACATCAAGCTGAACCGGGGTTCCACTATACCGCTTGCACGTCAGATCGAAGAGGGGATCGCCGATCGGATATTATCCGGTCACTTTGATCCAGGAGCACAACTGCCCACGGTGCGGGAGTTGTCCCGTGTGCTGCAGGTGAGCCCTGTGACGGTAACCCATGCCTTAAAATTGCTGGAGGAGCGGCGCCTGGTAAACCGGGTCAAAGGAAAAGGGGTGTTTGTCGCCGCCGATGTGGTGGGAACGAGTTGGCAGCAACGCAAATCGGAAGAGAACAATTCTCCGCCGATTCCCGATTATGTTCATCGGTCGCAACACTTTCATTTTAATCGGACTGCGGCGGCGATTAACCTTTCCCTGTCGACAGTTCATCCCCACTTGTTGCCGACGCAGGCCTTGGCGGACAGCGTCACCCGCATGATTGCAGCGGATCCGGAGGTGCTGGCACAATTTGGGGAGATCCAAGGGGATACGGAGTTGCGCAATTACTTGGCGCAGTATATGGAACGGGAACGACTCCAAGTTTCGCCGGAACAGATTCTGATCACCAATGGGTCACAGCAGGGAATCGATCTGGTAGCCCGTTGTTTTTTGGGACCGGGTGATATCGTGGTGACAGAGGAGCCGACGTATTCCGCTGCCATTGATGTGTTTAAAAGTCGTGGTGCCACCGTATGGTCTGTTCCCGTCGATCAAGAAGGCATGCGGGTGGAGCGTCTTCTTCCACTGCTGGACAGCGGAGGCTCGCCGAAGTTGATTTATACTGTCCCCACCTTTCACAATCCAACGGGAACCGTGATGAGCGAGCGGCGGCGACGCGAGCTGATCGAATTGGCCAATCAGTTAAACTGCCTCGTGTTGGAGGATGATCCTTGGAGTGAGGTTTATTTTCATGAACCACCACCACCGCCTTTGCAAGCGTTGGATCGACGGGGAAGCGTCATCTATGTCAAAGGGTTGGGCAAAATGCTGGCTCCCAGTTGCCGGGTCGGATATTTGATCGCCTCAGGCCGAGTGCGGGAGCGGCTGTTGGCGGCAAAGGCCAACGCCGATTTGGGCAATCCGCTTCTCAATCAAAAAGTGGTGTTGGCGCTGTTTCAATCACAAGTCTTTTCTCGTTATTTAAACCGCTTGCGGAAAGATTTGGCCCAAAAGCGGGATCTTGCCGTGCGCTTGCTGGAAGAGTATGCTCCCACAGGAGTGACATGGAACGTTCCCCGAGGCGGACTCAATCTCTGGCTCAGCCTACCCGCTGGAGCGAATGCGCTTTTATTGTTGGAGCGGGCAGAAAAAGAGAGCCTCCATTTTTTGCCGGGAAGTGCCTGTTATCCCGGTGATGTGGAGTGGAACCATTTGCGTATCAGTTTTTCCTGTGTCACCGATGAGGAACTGGAACAGGGAATTCGTTTGTTGGGGCGATTAATGCAGGAGTATCTCACGCTTCCGTCGGGGCAAAAGGGGACAACGCCTTATTTTTGA
- a CDS encoding glycine betaine ABC transporter substrate-binding protein codes for MKKLSIGFLLLILTVAVAVGCAGAGDSAEGKIVVSGKDWTEQWILAHIYGEYLKAHTDLDVEVKEGLGSETVLTEAMKKGDVDMYVEYSGTGYLVFLKQQYIPDTDPAEIYEQTKKGYLKEFNFQWLEPIGFANNHALAVTADTAKKKNLKTLSDLKGKAEQMSIGAPGTFYEREDGYKGYTKQYGYEFGKTVSLDEDVMYTAVKNGEVDLIVAFSTDPRIEQFNLQPLEDDKKYFPPYDAAPVIRKEVLDANPGLEETINELAGNISTEEMMAMNAEVNQKNKKPQDVAREFLEKKGLL; via the coding sequence GTGAAGAAATTATCGATCGGATTCCTGTTACTGATACTGACGGTCGCCGTGGCAGTCGGTTGTGCCGGGGCCGGTGACTCCGCCGAAGGTAAAATCGTCGTCTCCGGAAAAGATTGGACAGAACAATGGATCCTGGCTCACATCTACGGCGAGTATTTAAAAGCGCACACTGATCTGGATGTGGAAGTGAAGGAAGGGTTGGGATCGGAAACCGTCTTGACGGAAGCGATGAAAAAAGGCGATGTGGATATGTATGTGGAGTATAGCGGTACAGGATACCTCGTCTTCTTAAAACAACAGTATATCCCCGATACCGACCCGGCAGAGATATACGAGCAAACGAAAAAAGGTTATCTAAAAGAGTTTAATTTCCAATGGTTGGAGCCGATTGGATTTGCCAATAACCATGCCTTAGCCGTCACTGCGGACACCGCAAAAAAGAAAAACCTAAAAACCTTAAGCGACCTCAAAGGAAAAGCGGAGCAAATGAGTATCGGTGCTCCCGGAACTTTTTATGAACGGGAAGACGGGTACAAGGGCTATACCAAACAATACGGTTATGAATTCGGCAAAACGGTCTCCCTGGATGAAGATGTGATGTATACCGCGGTTAAAAATGGTGAGGTGGATCTGATTGTAGCTTTCTCCACTGACCCTCGCATCGAGCAATTTAATCTTCAACCCTTGGAAGACGACAAAAAGTATTTCCCACCCTATGACGCCGCTCCTGTCATCCGTAAGGAAGTACTGGACGCCAACCCCGGACTGGAAGAGACGATCAACGAACTCGCCGGAAACATCAGTACCGAGGAAATGATGGCAATGAACGCTGAAGTAAACCAAAAAAATAAAAAGCCCCAAGATGTCGCGAGGGAATTCCTGGAGAAAAAAGGGTTGCTGTAA
- a CDS encoding ABC transporter permease, translated as MNLLETMIDRKDEILTHMGEHLTMSLLAIAIAILIAVPVGILLTRFRRIAEPIIGVTAVIQTVPGLALLAFMVPIFGIGTLPAIIAFTLYALLPILRNTYTGIIGVDKAVVDAGRGMGMTSRQILFMVELPLSLPVIMAGIRTSSVFTIGLAALAAFIGAGGLGELIIRGMSMYDNNLVLAGAIPAALLAILFDTLLRLIENKVTPRGLK; from the coding sequence ATGAATTTGCTGGAAACCATGATTGATCGGAAGGACGAAATCCTCACCCATATGGGGGAGCATTTAACTATGTCTCTACTGGCGATCGCCATCGCCATTCTGATCGCCGTTCCCGTCGGCATCTTGCTGACGCGCTTCCGCCGGATCGCCGAACCGATCATCGGAGTAACCGCCGTTATCCAGACCGTTCCCGGCTTGGCACTGCTGGCGTTTATGGTACCGATCTTCGGCATCGGCACCTTGCCGGCGATCATCGCTTTTACGCTTTACGCGTTGTTGCCGATCCTACGCAATACTTATACGGGCATTATCGGGGTAGATAAAGCGGTAGTCGATGCCGGACGAGGGATGGGCATGACCTCCCGCCAAATCCTGTTTATGGTGGAGCTGCCCCTCTCCCTACCCGTCATTATGGCAGGAATTCGCACCTCCTCCGTTTTTACCATCGGCCTGGCGGCACTGGCTGCCTTTATCGGTGCCGGCGGACTGGGTGAGCTAATCATTCGCGGTATGAGTATGTACGATAATAACTTAGTGCTGGCCGGAGCCATTCCGGCGGCGCTGTTAGCCATTTTGTTCGATACTCTCCTGCGCTTGATCGAAAACAAAGTCACCCCCCGCGGCTTAAAATAA
- a CDS encoding bifunctional homocysteine S-methyltransferase/methylenetetrahydrofolate reductase, with protein MRIERKEEKSLRPDLKEALSHRLWVGDGAMSTYLYQQGIPVGVCPEELTLTQPEWIIDVHRRYREAGAALIQTNTYGANRDRLARYGIESKTTRINREAAALARRGAGDEAYVLGSIGSILAGRVLHYSEADYRDMYEEQATALLYAGVDGLILETFIDLKELVLALETIRPLTDVPVLCNLAMVEVGRTRDGHLLSDAFQVLQQKGADAVGLNCRLGPLEIERALKQTQVPEGIALAAYPNAGRLGLYDGEYQYKSTPQYFGERALSLREQGVQIIGGCCGTTPEHIKAINAAIAGLAPLPRINPAPSTQTGTQERIHIQPRTRPSVVDQVKEETTVIIEYDSPKDLDISQYLRGAEELTHAGADAITLADNSMATTRMSNMALGAIMKERTGAEPLVHITCRDRNLIGQQSHLMGLHALGIDQILVVTGDPTRIGDLPGSSSIYDVTSFDLIRMVKQLNEGISFSGRPLKQKARFVVGTAFNPNVAKIEAAVRRLHKKVEAGADFVMTQPVYDVESLHRVKEATKDIPIPIFIGIMPLTGHRNALFLHHELPGVKIPDPVMQRMEGKSGAEGREEGVAIAQALLDEAVKLFQGIYLITPFHYWEMTAALTRYIRLRTQQNVVSGS; from the coding sequence ATGCGGATTGAGAGAAAGGAGGAGAAATCGTTGCGACCAGATTTAAAAGAGGCGTTGTCCCATCGTCTGTGGGTAGGGGATGGTGCGATGTCCACTTACCTATATCAACAGGGGATTCCCGTCGGTGTATGCCCAGAGGAGCTCACTTTGACGCAGCCAGAGTGGATTATAGATGTTCATCGGCGCTATCGTGAGGCGGGAGCGGCTCTCATTCAAACCAACACTTACGGGGCCAACCGGGATCGGCTTGCCCGTTACGGTATCGAGAGTAAAACCACCCGCATCAATCGGGAAGCGGCTGCACTGGCCCGACGAGGAGCGGGTGATGAGGCATATGTGTTGGGTTCTATCGGCTCGATTCTGGCCGGTAGGGTGCTTCACTATTCCGAAGCTGATTATCGCGATATGTACGAAGAACAAGCGACGGCCCTCTTATATGCCGGCGTGGATGGACTGATCCTGGAAACCTTTATCGATTTAAAAGAACTGGTGCTAGCCCTGGAAACGATTCGCCCTTTAACCGATGTCCCCGTGCTTTGCAACCTGGCGATGGTGGAAGTGGGGCGCACCCGTGACGGCCATCTCTTAAGCGATGCTTTTCAGGTGTTGCAGCAAAAAGGGGCAGATGCCGTCGGTCTCAACTGTCGCCTCGGTCCCTTGGAAATCGAACGGGCGTTGAAGCAGACACAAGTACCCGAGGGTATAGCGCTGGCCGCTTATCCCAATGCAGGCCGCCTCGGTCTTTACGACGGCGAGTATCAATATAAATCGACGCCGCAATATTTTGGCGAACGCGCCCTCTCCTTACGGGAGCAAGGAGTACAAATTATCGGCGGATGTTGTGGGACGACACCAGAGCATATCAAAGCGATCAATGCTGCGATTGCGGGGTTGGCGCCACTCCCCCGCATCAATCCAGCCCCATCCACACAAACAGGAACACAGGAACGGATTCATATCCAGCCCCGCACCCGTCCCAGTGTGGTCGACCAGGTGAAAGAGGAGACGACGGTTATTATTGAATATGACTCTCCAAAAGACTTGGACATCAGCCAATACCTGCGCGGTGCGGAAGAGCTTACCCATGCAGGAGCCGATGCGATCACCTTGGCGGACAATTCCATGGCCACCACCCGGATGAGCAATATGGCTTTGGGTGCCATTATGAAAGAGCGGACCGGGGCAGAGCCGTTGGTTCATATCACCTGTCGCGATCGCAACCTGATCGGACAGCAGTCTCATCTGATGGGTCTCCATGCCCTAGGGATCGATCAGATTTTGGTGGTTACCGGTGATCCCACTCGGATCGGGGACTTGCCTGGCTCCAGTTCCATCTATGATGTGACCTCTTTTGATTTGATCCGCATGGTGAAACAACTAAACGAGGGTATTTCCTTCTCCGGCCGACCGTTAAAACAGAAAGCCCGCTTTGTGGTGGGTACCGCCTTTAATCCCAATGTAGCCAAGATCGAGGCGGCGGTGCGGCGCTTACACAAGAAAGTGGAAGCCGGTGCCGATTTTGTCATGACCCAACCGGTCTATGATGTAGAATCGCTGCATCGAGTGAAAGAAGCGACTAAAGATATCCCGATTCCCATCTTTATCGGCATTATGCCCTTAACGGGCCATCGCAATGCGCTCTTTCTCCATCATGAACTTCCAGGGGTGAAAATTCCGGACCCGGTGATGCAGCGGATGGAAGGAAAGAGCGGGGCGGAAGGAAGAGAAGAAGGGGTAGCAATTGCACAAGCGTTGTTGGATGAGGCGGTGAAACTATTTCAAGGGATTTATTTGATTACACCATTCCATTATTGGGAGATGACAGCGGCGTTAACGCGATATATTCGGCTACGTACCCAGCAAAATGTGGTGTCCGGCAGCTGA